A single Fundulus heteroclitus isolate FHET01 chromosome 4, MU-UCD_Fhet_4.1, whole genome shotgun sequence DNA region contains:
- the LOC105936357 gene encoding E3 ubiquitin-protein ligase RNF128: MGEKPQQSLLLILLCLSGLVPRSAAFVFWTALVETHYSLSNNDTMAKYCECGIYGRSSPLEKASGLVVLPKGDPTGCGSGAIYGQISNSTDWIALVKRGNCTFSEKINAAHRQGAAGVVVYNVDGSGNGTTHMSHSDAKETVAIMIGNIQGTEIARSVKNGTVVRMFINVGSPHGPWMDTYWLYFLSLAFFIVTAASIAYFVFISANRLYSLGRHRRAEKRLKSEAKKAIGRLEVRTLKRGDKLTDSDSVCAICIESYKVGEVVTVLTCDHIFHKTCIEPWLLERRTCPMCKCDILKALGVEEDVKVDVSPSSPPEVTVITVAGADTLYDVPLNAPMSPEAEQQQHHYDNRAFEEDSEAARG; this comes from the coding sequence ATGGGTGAGAAGCCACAACAGTCGCTGCtgttgattttgctgtgtttgtcGGGACTTGTGCCCCGCTCCGCTGCCTTTGTGTTTTGGACAGCCTTGGTGGAAACACACTATTCTCTCAGCAACAATGACACCATGGCAAAATACTGCGAGTGTGGGATTTACGGCCGTAGCTCTCCTCTGGAAAAAGCCTCGGGCTTAGTggttcttcccaaaggggatcCCACCGGCTGTGGCTCAGGAGCGATATACGGCCAGATCTCCAACTCCACTGACTGGATCGCGCTGGTGAAAAGGGGCAACTGCACCTTCAGCGAGAAGATCAACGCTGCCCATCGCCAGGGAGCAGCCGGGGTGGTTGTGTACAACGTGGATGGCAGTGGAAACGGCACCACTCACATGTCCCACTCTGACGCAAAGGAGACTGTGGCCATCATGATTGGCAACATTCAGGGCACAGAGATCGCCAGGTCAGTGAAAAACGGGACCGTTGTCCGAATGTTCATTAATGTGGGCAGTCCCCACGGGCCGTGGATGGACACGTACTGGCTGTACTTTCTTTCCCTTGCCTTCTTCATCGTGACAGCCGCCTCCATTGCCTACTTCGTGTTCATCTCGGCAAACCGTCTGTACAGCCTGGGTCGGCACAGGCGCGCTGAGAAGAGGCTGAAGTCGGAGGCCAAAAAGGCCATCGGGCGCCTGGAGGTGCGCACGCTGAAACGAGGGGACAAGCTCACCGACTCCGACTCCGTGTGTGCCATCTGCATTGAGTCGTACAAGGTGGGCGAGGTGGTGACGGTGCTAACCTGCGACCACATCTTCCACAAAACCTGCATCGAACCCTGGCTGCTGGAGAGGAGGACCTGCCCCATGTGCAAGTGTGACATCCTGAAGGCCCTGGGAGTCGAGGAAGACGTCAAAGTCGACGTGTCACCGAGTTCTCCACCAGAGGTCACTGTGATCACGGTGGCAGGAGCAGACACCCTGTATGATGTCCCACTGAACGCGCCCATGAGCCCCGAAGCAGAGCAACAGCAGCATCACTATGACAACCGGGCCTTTGAGGAGGACTCAGAGGCTGCTAGAGGATGA